The following is a genomic window from Paenibacillus sp. FSL R5-0766.
GGTAAACAGAAGCGCGGACGTCCTTTTACATAAGCATTTGCAAAATGCGGACTAAGTGACAATCGATAACGAACTTTAGGAGCAATAATATTGCTCGTTCGATACAGCGCATATAGCACACAACTCGTACATCAAACACGCAGGTTAGGGAACAAGAAAATCGCAGCATAAGCTGCACTGAAGCAATTAACAATGCTTTGGATCGAAGGGAGTATTCATCATTGAAAGCCAAACACATGAATAAAAAGAAACGCCAAATGCTCAAAAAGAGCGTAGCCTCGGTAATGCTAATTAACATGCTTTGCATGTCTGCAGTAATGCCGGTCATGGCTGCTGCGGACAACTCCGGTCAGGTTCTGACTGCTGCGGCAACAACAACAAAGACGGAGAAAGCTGTACAGGTGCCTGGGGTAGACTCGCTTGGGCTTGAGGTTAGATCTGCGGTGCTAATGGAAGCCTCAACGGGACAGATTCTACTAAATGTCGATGCGGATAAAGCGATGCCACCTGCAAGTATGACCAAAATGATGACAGAGTACATTGTCGCCGAACAAGTCAAACAAGGTAAATTCGGTTGGGACGATATTGTAACTGTTAAAAAGAATGCTGCACAAAGTATCGGGTCGCGAATTTTCCTCGCGGAAGGTGACCAGCACACAGTTAAGGATCTCTATATTGCTATGGCTGTTGGCTCTGCCAATGATGCTACGGTTGCTTTGGCTGAACATGTTGCCGGTTCGGAAGAAGCTTTCGTGAAAATGATGAATGATGAAGCGAAGCGTATGGGCATGAAGGATACCTTCTTTATCAACTCTTCCGGTCTCGACCGAGCAGATATGCCTGCTGATTTCCGCCCAGCTGAAGACAAGGAAACTGTGATGTCCGCTCTAGATGCTGCAATTCTATGCCGATACATCATTATGGATCACCCGGACTACACAGAATTTACAACTATTCAATCCTACAAGTTCCGTCCCAATGATAAAGCTCCAATTATCAATTATAACTGGATGCTGGAAGCGAATAAAAATATAACCAATTTCAAAAGCTATGCCTATGAAGGTCTGGATGGAATGAAAACAGGCCATACCACGAACGCAGGTAATAACTTTACAGGTACAGCAGAACGTAACGGTATGCGTCTAATTAGTGTTGTTATGGGCACAGATTCGGAATCCGCACGTTTCAGAGAAACTAAAAAGGTATTGGACTATGGATTTAACAACTTTGAAGTGAAACAGGCTGTTGCAGGCAAGACCAAAGTGACGGGCTGGGAAGCGGTACCTTTGAAAAAAGGGAAAGAAACAACCGTTCCTGTTGTAACTGATAATGCGGTAAGTTTTGTTGTTCCCAAAGGTACTCAGAACCTGAATGTGACGTTCAAAGCTAACGTAAATGAGGCTGATAAGCTGGTAGCACCAATCAAGGCAGGTACGAAAGTGGGTACGGTAACGTACACGTATAAAGCAGATGGAATTGAGCCACAGGAAAAAACAGTGAACTTGATCACTGCTGAAGAGGCTGAAAAAGGCGGATGGTTCCGTTTGTTCTTCCGTGCCGTGAAGGATTTCTTCGTAGATCTCTTTGACGGGATCAAAAACTTGTTCTAACCCTTAGCAAACTTCATTAAAAGAGTATGATCATGATTTTGATGTATATGTGATCATATCATTGACAAAATACAAGTTATTCCGACCGGATGGATTGTATATTTACAATTTTTCCGGTAAAATATCAAGTTAGAATTCACGTATGATGAAGTAAAAAAGTACAATGTTCGTTTACCGTATGCAAGATCGTGGCTGGTAAGAGAAGGGGAATGAGCGTATGAAGATCGGCGTTTTAGCACTTCAAGGAGCTGTAACAGAGCATATTCGAAGTATTGAACGTGCTGGAGCAGAAGGTATAGCTATCAAACAGGTTCAGCAATTGGAGGACTTGGATGGTCTTATCCTCCCTGGCGGGGAAAGCACGACGATCGGTAAACTGATGCGCAAGTATGGGTTTATGGATGCCATTCGCACGTTTGCTGCTGAAGGCAAACCGGTATTTGGTACCTGTGCTGGCTTGATCGTTATGGCTAAACACATTGCAGGGCAAGAAGAAGCTCATTTGGAGCTAATGGATATGACTGTATCCCGAAATGCATTTGGACGGCAGAGAGAAAGTTTTGAGACGGATTTGCCGGTCAAAGGCATTGAGGAAACGGTAAGGGCTGTGTTTATACGGGCACCCTTGATCGAGAGTGTCGGAGACCAGGTCGAAGTTCTCTCCACATACAAGGATGAGATTGTTACCGCTCGTCAGGGGCATTTGCTGGCTTGCTCCTACCATCCGGAATTGACGGATGACTATCGTCTGCATACTTATTTTGTAGACATGGCCAGATCCTACAAACACACGGTAGACTCTAAATAATGCATGATGTACAACCTATGATCTCCCGGTCATCGGATCACTTCCCCAGAAGCCTTGTAAGGCCGCTGGATGGCAGTTGCATCTGAACGGATGCCTGATGTTGCCTGTATCTGCTTCAAAGCGGGAATCGCAGCGGAGGGTGACACCGGGGATATAGGTTGTTTTTTGGGTTACAGGTTCCGATAAGTATATAGTAAGGTATATACAGTAGAGTTTTGAGAATGGATTTAACATAAGGCTTCACGTTGTGAGGTTATTTAGGAGGGGTATATCGTGCTTGATGTGAAAATATTGCGGAATGAGTATGCACGTGTAGAAGAAGCATTGACTAAACGTGGCAAATCGCTGGATCTTATCGCTGGATTTACCGAGATGGATGCCAAGCGTCGGGAATTGCTTCAAGAGAGTGAAACGCTGAAGAGTCGTCGGAATACGGTCTCCGCGGAAGTTGCTAGACTGAAGAAAAATCGTGAGAATGCAGATGATCTGATTGTGGAGATGCGTGAAGTCTCTGATCGAATCAAAGCCATGGACGAGGAAGTTCGGGAACTGGAAGTGAAGATCAATGATCTCACAATGGCGATTCCAAACATTCCTAACGAAAGTGTACCTATTGGAGCTTCTGAAGACGACAATGTTGAGATTCGTCGTTGGGAAGAGCCGAAGTCATTTACTTTTGCACCAAAAGCACACTGGGAAATTGCGCAGGATCTCGATATTCTTGATTTTGAAGCGGCTGCCAAAGTAACAGGTTCCCGTTTTACCTTTTATAAAGGTCTGGGTGCACGTCTCGAACGTGCATTGATTAACTTCATGATGGATCTGCACAGCGATCAACATGGATATGAAGAGATTCTGCCTCCATACATCGTTAATCGGGACAGCTTGTTTGGAACAGGTCAACTGCCTAAGTTCGAAGAAGATCTGTTCAAGTTGAAAGATACTGAATATTATCTGATTCCTACTGCTGAAGTTCCGGTAACGAACTACCATCGCGAAGAGATTCTGAATGTAGATCAATTGCCTAAGCACTTTGTGGCATACAGCTCTTGTTTCCGCTCTGAAGCCGGTTCGGCTGGACGGGATACACGCGGCTTGATTCGTCAGCATCAATTCAACAAAGTAGAGCTGCTCAAGCTCTCTACTCCAGAGACTTCGTATGAAGAGTTGGAGCAAATGACTCAAAATGCGGAGCGTGTGCTTCAATTATTGGGCTTGCCGTATCGCGTTCTGACATTGTGTACCGCAGATATGGGCTTCACTTCAGCTAAAACGTATGATATTGAAGTATGGTTGCCTGAGAGCAATACCTATCGTGAGATTTCTTCTTGCTCTAACTGTGAGGACTTCCAGGCACGTCGTGCCAATATCCGTTTCCGCAGAGAGCCAAAAGCCAAACCGGAATTTGTTCATACATTGAACGGGTCGGGATTGGCTGTTGGACGGACGGTAGCGGCTATCCTGGAGAACTATCAACAGGAAGATGGTACGGTTGTTATTCCTGAAGCACTGCGTCCTTATATGGGCGGCACCAGTGTGATTGCACGTCGCTCTTAAGAGTTAGCTAACCATCCTCATCAAGAGGAATACAAATTCAATCCGTCATTTTGGAATGGCGGATTGGAGTGTTTTGTATAACGGAGACAGTTGTCTGATTAGAATTATCAATTTTCATATAAAAAGGTTGCATTATAATGTCGAGATGTGGTATGATACTTTTCGTGGCAAGTTTATAAAAGTTAATTTCCCTGGAGAGGTACCGAAGCGGTCATAACGGGGCGGTCTTGAAAACCGTTAGGGGGCAACTCCACGTGGGTTCGAATCCCACCCTCTCCGCCATACTATACTTATAACAAGGACTCGAGCGATCTCGCTCGGGTCCTTTTTTGCGTTGTGAGTTTGTTAAACGTAGTTAGCATACAGGTTGGCGACCGATGTATACGTTGCACAGTACAACGTTATATTTGGAATAAGGTTAATATGTATAAAAACATCTTCATCGCCGCACTTTATAGGAGTGGAGGTGGTAAGATGAACCGCGAGTTAAACATCGATCAGACAGAGCTTGTAGGGGCTTGGCAAGAACGTTTGCCTCAAGTCCTGAATGTTGGAGACCAGGCTCAGGTAATGGCCGATGAAGCCGATCAGCAGGCGATTCGGATACACATTGCTACAGCAGGGCACGAGATGTACTCTTTTGATTTCAAATGTGCATATGTCGATTCCCGTGAAGTCAGCGTACAGCTAATTGATGTGGAACGGGATGGACGAACGACTGATGAGCGTACAGAACCGATTCAGGAACTGGCTCACGATTATACACGGCACATTCATGAATGCGCCCAGTCGTTACAATCCCAGACGAGATAATAGCCTGAAATTTGAAGGAGTGAACTCAATTGACT
Proteins encoded in this region:
- the serS gene encoding serine--tRNA ligase, which encodes MLDVKILRNEYARVEEALTKRGKSLDLIAGFTEMDAKRRELLQESETLKSRRNTVSAEVARLKKNRENADDLIVEMREVSDRIKAMDEEVRELEVKINDLTMAIPNIPNESVPIGASEDDNVEIRRWEEPKSFTFAPKAHWEIAQDLDILDFEAAAKVTGSRFTFYKGLGARLERALINFMMDLHSDQHGYEEILPPYIVNRDSLFGTGQLPKFEEDLFKLKDTEYYLIPTAEVPVTNYHREEILNVDQLPKHFVAYSSCFRSEAGSAGRDTRGLIRQHQFNKVELLKLSTPETSYEELEQMTQNAERVLQLLGLPYRVLTLCTADMGFTSAKTYDIEVWLPESNTYREISSCSNCEDFQARRANIRFRREPKAKPEFVHTLNGSGLAVGRTVAAILENYQQEDGTVVIPEALRPYMGGTSVIARRS
- the pdxT gene encoding pyridoxal 5'-phosphate synthase glutaminase subunit PdxT, coding for MKIGVLALQGAVTEHIRSIERAGAEGIAIKQVQQLEDLDGLILPGGESTTIGKLMRKYGFMDAIRTFAAEGKPVFGTCAGLIVMAKHIAGQEEAHLELMDMTVSRNAFGRQRESFETDLPVKGIEETVRAVFIRAPLIESVGDQVEVLSTYKDEIVTARQGHLLACSYHPELTDDYRLHTYFVDMARSYKHTVDSK
- a CDS encoding D-alanyl-D-alanine carboxypeptidase family protein, which translates into the protein MKAKHMNKKKRQMLKKSVASVMLINMLCMSAVMPVMAAADNSGQVLTAAATTTKTEKAVQVPGVDSLGLEVRSAVLMEASTGQILLNVDADKAMPPASMTKMMTEYIVAEQVKQGKFGWDDIVTVKKNAAQSIGSRIFLAEGDQHTVKDLYIAMAVGSANDATVALAEHVAGSEEAFVKMMNDEAKRMGMKDTFFINSSGLDRADMPADFRPAEDKETVMSALDAAILCRYIIMDHPDYTEFTTIQSYKFRPNDKAPIINYNWMLEANKNITNFKSYAYEGLDGMKTGHTTNAGNNFTGTAERNGMRLISVVMGTDSESARFRETKKVLDYGFNNFEVKQAVAGKTKVTGWEAVPLKKGKETTVPVVTDNAVSFVVPKGTQNLNVTFKANVNEADKLVAPIKAGTKVGTVTYTYKADGIEPQEKTVNLITAEEAEKGGWFRLFFRAVKDFFVDLFDGIKNLF